In Pseudomonadota bacterium, the DNA window TAACGATGTCATCCCTGTACAAGCCAGGTATTTCATCAGCCCTGTTATATGAAGAGGTTTCCTGGACTTTGGGCAAAAAACCGCTATAATGAAAGCCTCCTACCGGGAATTGAAGAGAAAGGCACATGCAAGTCACGTCAGAGAATAACCAGGTCAAATTTACACTGCCGGACGACAGCCAGCGGGCGTACCCTCAAGGTACGACGGGTTTAGGCATTGCTGCAAGCATTGGCAAAAAATTGGCCAAAGATGCGGTAGCAATTCGTGTTGATGGTGAGCTAAAAGATTTAACCCTGCCGTTAGAACAAGATGCTGAGATTGAGCTGATTACTCGTGAGTCCGGTGTGGGGCTTGAGATCCTGCGTCACGACGCTGCTCACGTCATGGCTGAGGCAGTTAAAGAGTTGTATCCAGAAACTCAGGTTACTATTGGCCCAGCGATTGAAAATGGCTTTTATTATGATTTCTATCGGGAAGAGTCATTTACTCCAGAAGACCTTGAAAAAATTGAAAAGAAAATGCGTCAGATTGTTGGACGTAACGAAGTCGTCACCCGTGAAGAGTGGACCCGCAACGATGCGGTTAAATTTTTTAAAGATCAGGGCGAAGAATTTAAAGCAGAACTTATTGCCGCTATCCCCGAAGATCAGCAAATCACCTGTTATCGCCAAGGAGAATTTGTTGACCTTTGCCGGGGACCGCACTTGCCCTCAACCGGAAAGTTGGGTACAGCCTTTAAGTTGATGAAATTGGCGGGGGCTTATTGGCGGGGCGACTCTAACAATCCCATGTTGCAACGCATTTATGGAACTGCCTGGGCCAACGAAAAGCAGCTGAAAGCCTATTTACACCAGTTGGAAGAGGCAGAAAAGCGCGATCATCGTAAATTGGGCCGTGAGATGGAGTTGTTTCACATGCAGGATGAAGCCCCTGGCAGTGTGTTTTGGCACCCCAAGGGCTGGCAAATATATCGGACCTTGCAGAATTATATTCGCAAGCGAACCTTGGAAAGGGGTTATCAAGAAATTAATACGCCGATGCTTGTGGATAGAACTTTATGGGAACAGTCTGGGCACTGGGAAAAGTTCCAAGAACATATGTTTGCTCTTGAAACGGAGCATGGACGACATTTTGCATTGAAACCCATGAGTTGCCCCTGTCACGTTGAAGTCTTTCGCCAGGGCATGAAAAGTTACCGCGATCTGCCACTCAGGCTTGCAGAGTTTGGTTGCTGTCATCGTAATGAACCTTCAGGTGCCCTGCATGGTTTAATGCGTGTCCGAGTGATGACTCAAGACGATGGCCACGTATTTTGTACACCTGAACAGATTTTGGATGAGACAAAAAGTTTTTGTGCTCTCCTCTTGGCAGTCTATAAGGATTTTGGCTTCGAAGATGTTCGTGTGCGATTCTCAGATCGCCCAGAAACCCGAGCTGGATCGGATGATACCTGGGATCGTGCAGAAAAAGCATTGCGTGAAGCCACTGAGTCTGCGGGGCTTGAGTATGATGTTAACCCAGGCGAAGGAGCCTTTTATGGTCCCAAGCTTGAGTTTGTGCTACGTGACGCGATAGGTCGTAGCTGGCAATGTGGCACATTGCAGTTGGATTTTGTGCTGCCAGAACGCTTAAAGGCTACCTATATTGGTGAAGATGGGCAGAAACATTTTCCAGTGATGCTGCACCGGGCAATTTATGGATCTCTAGAGCGCTTTTTAGGAATGTTGATCGAACATTATGCGGGGCACTTTCCGCTTTGGTTGGCACCTCTACAAGTGGTTGTTGCCCCCATTACCAACGATTTTGATGAGTATGCCCAAGAAGTGGCTAATCGATTGCAGAGTGAAGGACTAAGGGTGGAAACTGACCTGCGCAACGAAAAAATTGGCTATAAAATTCGAGAGCTCAGTCATCAAAAGGTACCGGTGATCCTTGCTGTTGGCGGGCGCGAGATGCAGGCACGCACCGTTGCAGTGCGGCGTTTGGGCAGCAAGAATCAGGAAATTATTTCATTAGGTCAAGTGGTTAGTGATTTAAAAAATGAAGCCTTGGGTCCTTTAGACACTATGTTATAATTAAGTTGGATTTGTAAAATCTTATAGAATTGACCGAAAGGAGAAGAACGATATCCAATATCTATTCACGCCACCCGCGGCCGGATAAAGATCAGACGCGCGTAAACAAGCAAATTACATCCCCGAAAGTTCGATTGATCGATGAGAAAGGGGATAATATAGGGGTGGTAACGAGCCAGAAGGCACTAGAACGGGCTCGAGCTGCTGACCTTGATTTGATTGAAATTTCTCCCAATGTTGACCCGCCAGTCTGCAAAATCTCCGACTATGGCAGGTATAAATATGAGATGCAAAAAAAGCAGTCCGAAGCGCGCAAAAAACAAAAGGTGACGGATGTTAAAGAAGTAAAAATTCGCCCTGTTACCGAAGAACACGATTACCAGGTGAAGCTTAGGAATATGCAACGCTTTATCGGTCATGGAGACAAAGTTAAAGTGACCATGCGCTTTCGAGGTCGTGAATTGAGCCACAAAGAACTTGGGGTTAATCTGATGAAACGCATTTGCGCTGATTTGGAAGAAATTGCTAAAGTGGATGCACCCGCCAAACTTGAAGGCCGACAGATGATTATGGTATTGAGCCCGAAGTAATGTAACCGTGGTGACGGGCTGTTCAGTGAAACCAACACGGCCGTCATCTTGAACGTTAGTTTCACTGAGTATCCCTGGCAATTGAGAACAAAATTGCCATCTTTTGTGCCTTTTTCAGATGCTTTTGCCCTTTCCATGTCATCCTACTCCGTTAACGATTTGAAAAAGGAAAAGGAAGAAGAATGCAGCACGTAGAAAGCGATATAAACGAAGTCATTGCAGATTTAGATAAAACGTTTCGGATGGCGTTGGAAGAGAAAAACTTCACTGCTGCTGTTCGCGCTAAAGAGATTATCGGCAAGCTAATTGGAGCTTTCTCAGTCTCAGCTAATGCTTCAAGAGACTGCGACCTGCAAAATATCACTGATGAAGGTCTGGAGACTTTAGTAAAGAATATACAAGAAAAGTTGCAAAAATAAATGCATCAAAAAAACATTTGCCTTGCTAGAATACCCCTATGTTACAATTGACATAACTGATATTTTAGAATCAATCAGAAAATAGCAAATCACTATGTCGGCTTTGTCAGTTGATGTGATTGCAGAGACGACAGACCTAAATCAAAAAATTGTTGAGCAACTTTAAATAGAATTAAACACAAGCTCTAAAACCTAGGTTTCATACGGGTTTTGGGGGGTTATTTTCCATAACGAGATTCCCCCGGACGCACTACGCCATCTCTTGCTCTAATTGAACAGAAAAACTCTGCGAATCATCACGACGTTGACGGCCCAAAAGGCGCACGCCCAAATAGAAAAATGGTGTATCAAACAAAGCGATCATTGTTTTTATCATAAACATTGGCATGTGCAAATGCATGCACAGATCCCATGACAGTACATCGAGCAAAAATAGAGTGAAAAGGAATATCGTCGTGTCGATAAACTGTGCAGTTATGGTGCTAAGGTTATTTCTTGCCCACAACCATTTGTCTTGAGTTGCTTTTTTCACAAAATGGAATATTCGAATATCGACAAATTGCGAGCAAGAAAAAGCGACCATTGCCGCAAAAAATGTCGATGCGCTGACCCGAAACGCTTTATGGAACTCCTCGTTAGAGAGTATAGAGTGATCTGAAGCAGGAAACAGATCAGCTGTCCATAACACCACAACAATGAACACATTGGCAACGATACCAGATATCACAACTTGATCGGCTTTGTCTTTACCATATAACTCTGAAATTAGATCAGTCATTAGAAAGGTTACAGGAAACACAAGTACGCCAGCCGGGAACTCAACTTTTAACATGTCGAATAAATTCACATGAATAAATTTTCCAAACATTATCGTGGCGCATATTGTCGAGGTAATAAACATACTGGCAAGTATGAGGTAGGTTAAATTTTCTTGTTTGGCGTTCGTTGTCATTTTCTCTGTCATTGCGCAAACTCCAATTTTTACTCCAACGATGTTGGTATATTCATGTGCGTATGATATAGAACATATAAGGGTTTGATACAAGCTTTAATTGATAAAAAATGAACGATGCAGCTTATAAGTACTACCAATCAGTGAAAGGGCAGTTTCACGAAATATGTGAGCCTCTATTGCGGCACTTTGACATACGTGTGGCATATCTAAAATTTCTCGACAACGATCGATACCTGTTTTTGAATAACTATGACAATGATCAATTTACCCATTTCCGCTTAACACAAATTCTTGATGATGGCCAGTTTTTTCTCCAACACCGCCAGAAGGCTCAGACACAAAGAACGTACACTCACCTATGGCCTACAGTTTTGAGAAAAGAAGACCTTTTGATGAAATCTTTATATGAAGCAAATATCTGGCACGGATTTTCAATCATCAATACGCAAACAGATGGTGATGAGATATTTTCTTTTGTAACACAACGAAAAAACGAATGTATTACTAATTTTTATATTAATTGTTTGGATGTATTGAATTATTTTATAGTGTATTTTAAAAGCAAAGCTTTTGATTTAATTGACACTTCTGATCAAAAAAAACTTGCTGTTTTGAGAAAAACCATGACAGCACAATCATTTCAAATTGAAGACAACTTTTCCGAGCGTGTGCAAAATTTTATGAATGACGTGCATATCGATAAATTTGTCATAGATACTGAGATGGGGCCAAAGCATCTCTCAAAGCGTGAATTCGACTGCCTTTTTAAGCTTTCTCAGGGTAAGAGCGGCAAGGAAATTGCCAATGAATTATCTATTTCTCCCAGAACTGTCGAAACGCACCTTAACAAAATTAAATGTAAAACAGGCCTTTTGTTAAGGTCTGATTTGGTTAAATTGCTAGACGGGATCGTGTCCCGTCAGGAAATTTTAATCAAACATACACAAGGTGCTTCTGCAGTTATCGAATGATGAAAATGGCAACATATTGGAATTATTTGACAAAGCACTGCGGTTGTATATTTTTCATAATTTTTCCAAGGAAAAATGCTTGATTGTTTTGCATAGATCCCTTAACGTCACAGTAGATTTTAGCAACAAGAAAATTAGTAGGAAATTAATAATGACTTCAGCAGCAATTGATAATGAAAAAGCTTACCAATACTATCTATCGGTCAAGGAAAATTTTAATTCGGTTTGTAAGCCGCTTTTGCAGCATTTTGGTTTGCGGTTTGCTTACCTGAAGTTTTTTGATAAATATCAGTACTTTTTTATCAATAGCTACAATAATGACCAGTTCACACGTTTGCGATTAACACAGATTCATGATGATGGAAAAGTTTTTGAACAACAAAAAAGGACAACAGCTGATGAGTCTACGCAACACTACTTTTGGCCCAGCGTCGTTCCTAAGCAGGACCGTCTGCTGTCAGCTCTCTACCACGAAAACATCTGGAATGGTTACTCAATAATTAAAAAACACCAACTAGAAACCGAAATATTTACTTTCGTAACAACTAAGGACCAAGAATCAATCAATAATTTTTACAAGAATAACAGTGGCATTCTTGAGCATTTCATAACCTACTTTAAAGATAAAGCAAATGATCTGATTAATGTGAGCGATGAATCAATAGTTGCCAGGCTTAAAAAAGTAGATGATGAAGGGCTACCTCTTGAAAATTATTCGGAGAAGTTAGGAAAATTTCTGACTGATACCAAGATTGATAGAATCGCTGTTAATACAAATTCTGGGCCCTGTTTTCTTTCTAATGCTGAGGCTAAGTGCCTGGTACAGCAGTGCCAAGAACATATTCTCAACAATATGTCGCAGGAATCAGAATACGACTCTAAAGAGGTCGATTTTCACCTGGAAAATATCAAAAAGAAAACTGGTTACTCTTCTGAAAAAGACTTCGCCAAATTACTGAAGGATGTCGTAAACCATAATGTCATTATGCGCAATTCCGTAGTTTGAGTTCATGGGTTGCCATAGATGAAGTGTCCCATATGCACAACCAAAAAGGGGAAACGTTCTTGTCAGATGACAACTACTTGTATCTGTAGCCATTGCTGCGGAACGAGTCGCAAGAAAGATTTGTGTGAGGGCTGTTCTTTCTACAAAGAGCCTAAGAGAAACTATAACCAAATCCCATTTTATGCTCCCAATGAAATGGATGGTTTTGACGAACGTGAGAAGATATCCGATGTCATTGAGGTTGCTCTTTCCAATTATGATTATGGCATAGAAGAGCAGTTAAATGATAATGATGCTATCCAAATTATAGAAATGCTGCTTGACGTATATTATTTTGCAGAGGATCCACCGAAAAATGACAATCCACTCGTAGAAAATGGATTTCAAGTTGTTCTTAGCAGCATACAAAAAAAGCTCTTGCCTATGGATTTAGGGGAACTTTCTAAAATTCTTGGAGCCATAAGATTTGTGGCCAAGCGACGTACTACTGGCCGCCGCGAATATATGGAAATTATTCGCCAATATGTTGGTGTCGACTTAAAGGGGCTTGGTAGAGTAAAAATCATTGTTGAACCTGGTTTGGGATAACCTGGCCAATTTCCTCCGTAGTGTTCGGGATGACACATCGGAGTGTAACCCCAATTTGAACCATGCCTATCTTTCCCACCTTTCCAAAACAGCATCCGTAAAAATTACGTACGGAATTTTTCCTACTTCACGTTAGAATGTATTTCAGGTAATTTTAATTCAGAATCACATTGGTTATTTATTTAAGATTATTATTTTGTGTTTCTAGGGTTTTGTTAAGAATTATTTTATTATTTTTAATAGTATGCTTTTTTATTTATTTTTTAATGTATTTTAGTATTATTTGTTGTGCCTGAATTCCAACCGCTATGCCTGATTAAAGTCAGGAATGGCGGTTGCAGGTTCTTTAATCATATCCGTAAAAACAATCCTGTTTTCATATTACGCTTTTGCGTGGTAGATTCTCCTTCTAGATAACACCTTTTGGGAAGAGTACTTATGCACTACGCGCAAAATTTTGTTGGGACTGGACGTGCTCCCAAATTTGACCTTATTCCAGAAACACTAGATGCACGACAAAAGGTGCTTGATGAGTTGCAACAGGGTGAGCTGCCGATGTTACAGCCTGCCATTGCAGCTAAAATTTTCTTGCAGTGGCAGTCCATAGTTCAAAGTTGGAGGCAGGAGTTCACTGATGTTGTGGTTTTGGGAACGGGAGGGTCCAGCTTAGGGGCGCAAACATTAGTTGCCTTAAAGCAAGGGTGCTGTTGGCAAGAAGCGGGGCATCCCCGACTCCACTTTTTGGATAATTTGGATGCAACAACGTTTGGCAAACTGCTGGAGAATTTAGATGCTGAGAATACCGGGTTTTTGGTTATCTCTAAATCCGGATATACAGCAGAAACTCTATGCCAAAGTCTTTTGTTGTTACAGCAACTAGAGGGAAGTGTGGATGTTGCAGATCAGGTGCTCGTCATTACCCAAAAACAACCCGACTCACCCCTGTTACAACTAAGTCAGAAGTTCAATCTTAAAGTACTGGAGCACCCGGTTGACATTGGTGGGCGTTTTTCAGCATTTACAGTGGTTGGTTTGCTCCCTGCCCTACTGGCAGGAGTCGATATTAAGCAAGTGCTCGCAGGCGCTAAAGACACAATTGAAGCATTCACTTTGCAGCAAAAACATCCTGCTGTCCTTGGAGCACAGATGCACAATGTGTTTTTGCAGGATGGATATACGAGTAACGTGCTTATGCCCTATACCGACCGACTGTACCCTTTGTCGCTTTGGTTTCGCCAACTTTGGGCAGAAAGTTTAGGCAAGAACAATGCAGGTACAACACCTGTCCAGGCTTTGGGGCCCGTTGACCAACACAGTCAATTGCAGCTCTATCTTGACGGCCCAAAGGATAAATTTTTTACAATTCTTAAGGCCAGTGCAACAGAGGACACCAAAGCTTTAGATCCTGAAACAGCTGGACAGTTGGGACTAAATTATCTTGCCGGTAAAACCATGGGGCAACTCAATTGGGCCGAGAGCCTTGCAACAGTGGACACACTCGTTGCAGCAGGTTGTCCAACTCGAACCATTGACGTCACTCTGGATGAACAATCGCTGGGAGCATTGATGATGCACTTTTTTCTTGAAACCATTTTAACTGCACAGTTGTGGCAGGTAAATCCGTTTGATCAACCGGCTGTTGAAGCTAGTAAACGTTTGACGAAAACTTACCTTTTAGAGGGAGAAAACTCATGACTGTTCGGCTCCTGCCCACAATTCTTGTCAATCAAATTGCCGCAGGAGAAGTGGTTGAGCGCCCTGCTTCAATTGTTAAAGAACTTGTTGAAAATTCAATTGATGCAGGGGCAACGCAAATCAATGTTGTCATGCGCGATGGCGGTCGCAGTTTTTTGCAAGTGCAAGATAATGGGAATGGGATGAATCGCGCTGATTTAGAACTCGGCGTTGAACGTCATGCAACTTCGAAATTGCCGAATGAGGATCTGTTTAACATCCAAACACTCGGGTTTAGGGGTGAGGCTCTACCGTCTATTGGCGCCGTGAGTCGTTTGAAAATATCAAGTAACACTCGAGGACAAGAAAACGGTTGGACTCTAAGTGTTGAAGGGGGAAATAAGAGCGATCTGTCTCCTTGCGTACACCCGGCGGGTACGACAATTGAGGTACGTGATTTGTTTTTTGCAACCCCAGCGCGCCTAA includes these proteins:
- the thrS gene encoding threonine--tRNA ligase, whose product is MQVTSENNQVKFTLPDDSQRAYPQGTTGLGIAASIGKKLAKDAVAIRVDGELKDLTLPLEQDAEIELITRESGVGLEILRHDAAHVMAEAVKELYPETQVTIGPAIENGFYYDFYREESFTPEDLEKIEKKMRQIVGRNEVVTREEWTRNDAVKFFKDQGEEFKAELIAAIPEDQQITCYRQGEFVDLCRGPHLPSTGKLGTAFKLMKLAGAYWRGDSNNPMLQRIYGTAWANEKQLKAYLHQLEEAEKRDHRKLGREMELFHMQDEAPGSVFWHPKGWQIYRTLQNYIRKRTLERGYQEINTPMLVDRTLWEQSGHWEKFQEHMFALETEHGRHFALKPMSCPCHVEVFRQGMKSYRDLPLRLAEFGCCHRNEPSGALHGLMRVRVMTQDDGHVFCTPEQILDETKSFCALLLAVYKDFGFEDVRVRFSDRPETRAGSDDTWDRAEKALREATESAGLEYDVNPGEGAFYGPKLEFVLRDAIGRSWQCGTLQLDFVLPERLKATYIGEDGQKHFPVMLHRAIYGSLERFLGMLIEHYAGHFPLWLAPLQVVVAPITNDFDEYAQEVANRLQSEGLRVETDLRNEKIGYKIRELSHQKVPVILAVGGREMQARTVAVRRLGSKNQEIISLGQVVSDLKNEALGPLDTML
- the infC gene encoding translation initiation factor IF-3, with protein sequence MYSRHPRPDKDQTRVNKQITSPKVRLIDEKGDNIGVVTSQKALERARAADLDLIEISPNVDPPVCKISDYGRYKYEMQKKQSEARKKQKVTDVKEVKIRPVTEEHDYQVKLRNMQRFIGHGDKVKVTMRFRGRELSHKELGVNLMKRICADLEEIAKVDAPAKLEGRQMIMVLSPK
- a CDS encoding queuosine precursor transporter, which produces MTEKMTTNAKQENLTYLILASMFITSTICATIMFGKFIHVNLFDMLKVEFPAGVLVFPVTFLMTDLISELYGKDKADQVVISGIVANVFIVVVLWTADLFPASDHSILSNEEFHKAFRVSASTFFAAMVAFSCSQFVDIRIFHFVKKATQDKWLWARNNLSTITAQFIDTTIFLFTLFLLDVLSWDLCMHLHMPMFMIKTMIALFDTPFFYLGVRLLGRQRRDDSQSFSVQLEQEMA
- a CDS encoding helix-turn-helix transcriptional regulator; protein product: MRKEDLLMKSLYEANIWHGFSIINTQTDGDEIFSFVTQRKNECITNFYINCLDVLNYFIVYFKSKAFDLIDTSDQKKLAVLRKTMTAQSFQIEDNFSERVQNFMNDVHIDKFVIDTEMGPKHLSKREFDCLFKLSQGKSGKEIANELSISPRTVETHLNKIKCKTGLLLRSDLVKLLDGIVSRQEILIKHTQGASAVIE
- a CDS encoding glucose-6-phosphate isomerase — protein: MHYAQNFVGTGRAPKFDLIPETLDARQKVLDELQQGELPMLQPAIAAKIFLQWQSIVQSWRQEFTDVVVLGTGGSSLGAQTLVALKQGCCWQEAGHPRLHFLDNLDATTFGKLLENLDAENTGFLVISKSGYTAETLCQSLLLLQQLEGSVDVADQVLVITQKQPDSPLLQLSQKFNLKVLEHPVDIGGRFSAFTVVGLLPALLAGVDIKQVLAGAKDTIEAFTLQQKHPAVLGAQMHNVFLQDGYTSNVLMPYTDRLYPLSLWFRQLWAESLGKNNAGTTPVQALGPVDQHSQLQLYLDGPKDKFFTILKASATEDTKALDPETAGQLGLNYLAGKTMGQLNWAESLATVDTLVAAGCPTRTIDVTLDEQSLGALMMHFFLETILTAQLWQVNPFDQPAVEASKRLTKTYLLEGENS